CGGTGCTGACGGTCATCTCCTACCGCGACGAGGATGAGGCGATTCGCATCGCCAACGACTCCGAATACGGGCTGGCCGGATCGGTGTTCACCGGTGACGCCGAACGCGGCTACGGTGTCGCGGCCCGGGTCCGGTCCGGCACCTTCGGCGTCAACGAGGGCTACATCATGGACCCGGCCGCACCCTTCGGGGGCGTCAAGAACAGCGGATACGGCCGCGAGCTCGGCACCGAGGGAATCGACAGTTACACAGTAAGCCAATCGATTTCGACGGCCGGCTGATCGACGAGCGTCGAGCGTGAAGCCAGCCGAACGCTCGACGCCCAGTGTGAAGCCGGCTGCCACGCTCGGTCGAAGACTTTGGCGCGGGGTGACGATGGGCCATGATTAGGGAATTGGTGATCAGGGAATGGTGTGCAAAACCATTCAGATAGTTAAGGAACACCCGTGGCCGTGAGCTTTCAGGACGTCATCAAGTCCAAGTACCTGCTGTTGACGACATTCACCAAGGACGGTCGTCCGAAGCCCACGGCGATCTGGGGTGTGCCCGACGGCGACAAGCTTCTCGTCATCACCGACGACGGCTCCTGGAAAACCAAGCGGATCAACAACACGCCGCGTGTGACACTCGCCAAGAGTGGGGCCCTGGGCAAACCCAAGAGCGAAGAGGTCGAGGGGATCGCCCGCGTTCTGCCGAAGTCCGAGACGCAGCGGGTCTACAACGCCGTGCTGAAGCGGTATTGGTATCACGCCCCGTGGTTCTACGTGCACTCGATCGTGCGCGGCGGCATCGACAAGGTCCACGTCGGCCTCGAGATCAAACCCGGGATTTAGCAACGCTTCCCGGCGTGCCACGCCGCGGTTAGGGTTGACCGGTGGCACAGGAATCGCCCCGGACGTCGTCGCCGGTTTTGGCATTGGTCGCGGCGGCCCGCGTCGGCGTCGGAGCTGCAATGTTGCTGGCGCCCCATCGATTCTTCAAGCCGGACTCGGGGACCGAAACGCTGCTGATGCAAACGATCGGGATTCGGGACCTGGTCATCGGGTCGGGTGCTTGTGCCGCGTTGTTGCGCGGTGGCGACGGTGACTTCCGGCGCTGGGCGGCCTTCGGCTTGATCAGCGATAGCGCCGACCTGCTGCTCGGGCTGCGCAGCAGGCCCGTCGTCGGAACCAAGAGCGCGATGATCGCCACGCTGGCACCCGTGCCGTTCGTCGGCGCCGGCGTGCGTGGGTTCGTCCGCAGCTTCGGAAGGGGCAGGCAGCCTTAGCTGTCGGCGCTGCGCAGCGCATCGATGGTGTCGGCCACCGTTTCGCGCGGATCCCGGTAGGTGATGCCGAGCTCTTTTTCGCTGGGCGAATCATCCGACGCCGGCATCTGGGTGTAGTACTGCATCCCCGCCGCGGTGAACGGCGTGCTGAACGGCAGATATGGCGTCGCAATATCGAGAATCGCT
The Mycobacterium sp. 050128 genome window above contains:
- a CDS encoding PPOX class F420-dependent oxidoreductase, with protein sequence MAVSFQDVIKSKYLLLTTFTKDGRPKPTAIWGVPDGDKLLVITDDGSWKTKRINNTPRVTLAKSGALGKPKSEEVEGIARVLPKSETQRVYNAVLKRYWYHAPWFYVHSIVRGGIDKVHVGLEIKPGI